The uncultured Trichococcus sp. DNA window TTCACCGCAGTGCGGCCGGTCAATCTGCTGCAGCCGCTGGTGGACCTTTATGAAGGTAAAAAGGAAGCCTATATGGAAGTGGAATCATACGAATCCGAAGCCGCCATCTCTTACCTTCCGACAGAGGCAATCACGGTCCAAAAATTGGTCTATCTGGTGGAAAAGCCATCGAACAGCTATTTCATCGATCTGCTTTTCGATGATACAACTGACCTGAAAGATAACGGAAGCGATGAATTCGTGAGCTACAGTGACAACATCTCCGAATTGAGCATCCATAAGGAAACAGGCCTGTTGAGCTATTACCGGAACATCCTCGATGCCGAGAACGTGGCTGATTATCGCCTGATCCGCGATAGTTTCCATGAAATCAAAATGTTGGACAATTGGACGAATCCTTTTTATTTCTATGGGTTTGATGAGGGGACGGATAATGTTTACTACCGCAGATATGTGAACGGCTATCCAGTATTCGGGGAAGTCGATTACGGTTTGACGCGAATCCACATGTCCGGATCAGCCATGACGGAACTGCAATTCCTGACGCAAGTCATTCAGACGCCGTTGACGGATCGCCAAGAGGATGTCACCCTGTTGAGCGGAAGAGACCTTTTGGATGCGCTGAATGCGGGTGGATACGACAGTCGGCAAGTTCAGATGATTGCATTAGGGTATGATTGGACTTTTAGTGAAGAGTCCAACCGTCTCGTCAATTTGACGCCGAAATGGTTCATCAAGATCGACGGCGTCTGGAAGTCGGTGGACCGTTTGATCGGCGGAACGGAAACGGGGGGTGATGAAAATGGATTTTAGACGCATCAAAATCATTTTTATCCTCACTTTCGCAGCCTTGAACGTCTATTTGCTCAACGTGCTGTTGGAAAAGAACGCCACGACATTGAGCTTCGGAAGCGAGAGCACTACACTGAACATCGAAGAGGCAATGAAATCGGATGACATCATATTTCCGACTTTATCGACCGATCAGGAGAAAATTCCTTTATTGAAGACGGACAAAGGCAGCTCGCTTGAGGCCGATCAATCAAAACTGGTGGATCAGACGACTGTTTTTGAGGATGGGAAATTGTTCAGCACCTTGTCGGAGCCGATTCCGCTTGACGTTGATGCGGAAGATTTGACGATTGTGGACAGAACGCCGATCACTGATTTTATATTGAAAGGCAATGTACTCCACGGAGCTGAATATTCCTTCCTTACGTATTTGCCGCTCAGGAGACAACTTGTGTATGCCCAAGTCGCGAACACCATTCTGATCGGCGACAGTACGGGCAGCATCACTTTCAACTTGAATCCTGATCATGAAGTCATTTCCTATGAACAGACTTATGCGGGGGCGGCAGAAGTGCAAGGCAATAGCCGGACTGTGATTTCACAGAAACGGGCGGTCGAAGCCTTGTACCTCAACAACCAGATTCCGGCGAATTCCACGTTGAGGACCGTAAAATTGACGTATTACCGCACGTTGAGTCTGTCCGATATGGATATCTATAGCCCGATGTGGTACATCGAGATCGAAATAGAAAACGCGCCTTTGGAAATAAGGCGAGTGGACGCATTGACAGGCAGTATCATCACGACGCCTACCGTTACTTCTCCGTCAGCCGAAGCGCAAATCAAGGCAAAGACAGCCAACAACAGCGCTTTGTTGCTGATGGAAGAGGACTCTTCGCAAACAGACCACGAACTTGATTGAAGCGGAAATTATTTTATGGACCAACACAAAAAAGGAAGAATCTCAAAATGGGGTTCTTCCTTTTTTTACGGTCCCAGTTTTGTTAAAATGGGGGTATCAGAAGCGACAAGCTTGATGGAGGGTATCGGAAGGGGAAGGTAACGATGAAACGGATAGGCTCGATTATGCTGTTCATGTTCTTTTTTTTGATCGGATTTGGACAGAAGGAAGTACAGGCCCGTTCCTATGAGATTACGAATTACGATGTGTTGGTCGAAATACAGCGGGATGGCAGCGCTTTTTTCACCGAGAGCATCACTTACGATTTCGAAGGGGAATTCAATGGCGTGCTGTATGAGTTGGATATTTCGGAGGTAGCGGATCCGACAGATGTCAAAGTGTCGATGCAAGGCTATCTTTCGGAAAATCCTTTCCCGTTCGCTTTGAGCGACACGGAGGAATCGGGGACGTTTAAACTGGACAATACCGGTGATTATCTGAATTTCACCGTATACAACAAAATGACGGACGAGATCCAGACGGTCATCTATCAATACCGCATTCCCGAAATCATCACGAACTACAACGATATCGCTGAATTGAACCGCAAAGTCATCGGTTCCTCCTGGGAGGATCCGTTGAACGATGTCGACATCACCGTTCTTTTGCCGGAAGCGACCGGCGAAGAGGAGTTGCGCGCTTGGGGCCACGGTGGCGATGAGAACAGCACAGTGACATTGCAGGACAACCAAAAAGTCCTGCTGTACGTCCCGCAGAATCCGGCCAACCAGTTTGTGGAGGCCCATGTGATTTTCCCGACCCGCATCACCGCAGACAATCCGAACGTGGTGAACGAAGACAAATTCGATGAAATATTAGCGCAGGAGGCTGCGCTGGCTGAAGAAAAAGAGCGCAATACGCTGCTTTTCGGAATCCTCAGTGCTGTGTTGGGGGTGGTTGCGCCGATTCTGCCGATCCTGGCATTCTTGTGGGTAAGGAGAGCCAGGAAAAAGGAAATCCCGCAGGAAATCCATTTGCCGGACCATATCTACGAATTGCCTGAGGACATGACACCGGCCGTCATGAATGGTGCGGTCTTCAGTGGCAGTGTACAGGCTGCCGACATTTCGGCGACCATCCTGGATCTGGTGCGGAAAGGCTATCTGACGATTTCGCCGGTGCAGATTCCCCGAAAAGGGATCTTCGGACGGGAAAAAGCGCCGGAAGACTCCTTCCGCCTGACGCAGATCAAGGACACGAAAAATGCGCCGCTCCTGAGCCACGAAAAACAGCTTTTGGACTGGTTCATCCATGATGTCGGGGATGGAGAAAGCGTCACACTCGATGACATCGAAAACATCGCCGACAATTCGGCTGAAGCGAAACGCTTCAATAAGAACCGGGAAACGTGGCAAGAGCGTGTGATGGATGTCGCCACACCGAAACGGAAAAACTATCGTTCCAAAGACAACACAAAAGCTGTCGCCTTTGCGGTCTTGGCTTTGGTCGCGAATGGTTTCCTGCTGTTCGCAATTGTGTTCTTCGGTATCATAAGCGGTACCTTCACCGCATGGGCGATCATCCTTGCAGTTTTGGCTGCGGCTCTCAGTTTCATCCAACTCATGGCAGTGACGGTCAAGCCGATCATGACAGCGGAGGGCGAGCGCACGAAGCAGGAATGGGCCGGCTTCCGCAACATGCTGAAGGACGTGGGTGATTTCCCGATGCGCGAAGTGGGATCGATCGCTTTATGGGATCATTTCCTGGTCTATGCCGTCTCTTTGGGCGTGGCCGACAAGGTCATGAAACAGATGCAGGTCGAGTTCCCTGTGAATGAGATCCAGGCTTCTGCTTTCGGCAGCTATTACTACATGAACAATGCCATCTTCCTGTCGTCGCTGAACAACAGCATCAACACAGGCGTAACCAAATCGATGCCGACTTCCTCGAACAGCAGTGGCTTCGGCGGCGGTTTTGGCGGCGGCTCATCGGGCGGTTCCGGTGGCGGTTCCGGCGGCGGGGCGTTCTGACAAGCGCCGTCCATACTTCCAAAAACATCCTATTCTGAAGCAGAGCAGGGTGTTTTTGTTTCAGATACGAAGTATTTCCAGCAGTCAATCTTTATTCAGCGACTAAAAAGAGATCGGAGTGAACCAGAGTGAAAGAAAAAGAATGGGATGAGTTGCGGGCGCTGCATCAGGAGATGCAGGCGCTCCGTCAGGTGGTTTATGAGGAAGGCAATGCCCTTTATGCGGAATGGGAGCCGCGCATTTCCCGGAATTCTTTCCGCCTGAGTGGAAAAAACCTTGCCTACTATCTCGCGTTGCGCCGCAGGGATATCCGGTCGTTGCAGAGCCGTCTGTCGAAATGGGGATTATCCTCCTTGGGAAGGACGGAATCGAAAGTCCTCCAACAGTTGGATGCAATCGTCCGCAACTTGGCGCTGATGTCCGGGGAAATCAAGCAGCTGTCTGACTATCCTCAGACGACCGAAAAGTTCCCGGGACGTAAAA harbors:
- the yycH gene encoding two-component system activity regulator YycH, which produces MRKKESPILSALLYTLVAISLFLTVRILSTPSTIGLGQNSTTSVSANLTNTKKIEDVFAPIRMIVHTDKRIYLTQMPEIMQNVNDLFGESVLDGIEGVSTYTQEEYDALILAPTQLEIRFAEAVPLELLSRYFMNLQQDYFDASIDRIIFNSKEEDPVYLLNDETKQVFTAVRPVNLLQPLVDLYEGKKEAYMEVESYESEAAISYLPTEAITVQKLVYLVEKPSNSYFIDLLFDDTTDLKDNGSDEFVSYSDNISELSIHKETGLLSYYRNILDAENVADYRLIRDSFHEIKMLDNWTNPFYFYGFDEGTDNVYYRRYVNGYPVFGEVDYGLTRIHMSGSAMTELQFLTQVIQTPLTDRQEDVTLLSGRDLLDALNAGGYDSRQVQMIALGYDWTFSEESNRLVNLTPKWFIKIDGVWKSVDRLIGGTETGGDENGF
- a CDS encoding two-component system regulatory protein YycI, producing the protein MDFRRIKIIFILTFAALNVYLLNVLLEKNATTLSFGSESTTLNIEEAMKSDDIIFPTLSTDQEKIPLLKTDKGSSLEADQSKLVDQTTVFEDGKLFSTLSEPIPLDVDAEDLTIVDRTPITDFILKGNVLHGAEYSFLTYLPLRRQLVYAQVANTILIGDSTGSITFNLNPDHEVISYEQTYAGAAEVQGNSRTVISQKRAVEALYLNNQIPANSTLRTVKLTYYRTLSLSDMDIYSPMWYIEIEIENAPLEIRRVDALTGSIITTPTVTSPSAEAQIKAKTANNSALLLMEEDSSQTDHELD
- a CDS encoding DUF2207 domain-containing protein encodes the protein MKRIGSIMLFMFFFLIGFGQKEVQARSYEITNYDVLVEIQRDGSAFFTESITYDFEGEFNGVLYELDISEVADPTDVKVSMQGYLSENPFPFALSDTEESGTFKLDNTGDYLNFTVYNKMTDEIQTVIYQYRIPEIITNYNDIAELNRKVIGSSWEDPLNDVDITVLLPEATGEEELRAWGHGGDENSTVTLQDNQKVLLYVPQNPANQFVEAHVIFPTRITADNPNVVNEDKFDEILAQEAALAEEKERNTLLFGILSAVLGVVAPILPILAFLWVRRARKKEIPQEIHLPDHIYELPEDMTPAVMNGAVFSGSVQAADISATILDLVRKGYLTISPVQIPRKGIFGREKAPEDSFRLTQIKDTKNAPLLSHEKQLLDWFIHDVGDGESVTLDDIENIADNSAEAKRFNKNRETWQERVMDVATPKRKNYRSKDNTKAVAFAVLALVANGFLLFAIVFFGIISGTFTAWAIILAVLAAALSFIQLMAVTVKPIMTAEGERTKQEWAGFRNMLKDVGDFPMREVGSIALWDHFLVYAVSLGVADKVMKQMQVEFPVNEIQASAFGSYYYMNNAIFLSSLNNSINTGVTKSMPTSSNSSGFGGGFGGGSSGGSGGGSGGGAF